The window TAGTTctcactgcagatatacagctaaaGCAAACTCGCTAGAAGTGCATTACTCATTTTAAGGAAGAATGATAAACACATTGACcatttttcagggtactgcttaggcaTAAGATTTTTAGATGATCTTTATAacactttttgagtttagttccagaATTTGAAGGTGTGTCCAAGTACACTGTTCATAAAAGGTGTGATGGTCGGATGTTCATCCTATTTTGGATGTGTATAGTGTATATGCATATGGCCTAAATGTTTAGCCAAGTGGTTGGGTTACTAAGGGGTAAAAATGTTTAACTGCAGAAAACATAAATGACTCCAAATGACACAAAACAATAGTTTATTATACAGCATACATACATAAGACGCAACTCTCTGATCAACAGTATCCAAATACCCCAACACAAGGACTTGTGGAAATGTCTTTACACCCCAGCTAAATAGTGACTGCTGCTCATTCGGGATTGTTGCTGGGTGCCGTTTGGCTTAAACTGAAGTAATCCTCTGAATAGCTGACCTGTGCCCTCTTGTCTTTGTGAGAACCCTTCACACTGTTATGGACAGCTGCAGAGAAGAGACATGGTGGGTGAGACTggcacacatagtaaaatataaaaggacCTCTAGAAGAAACCAATACAAATGAGAAGGTTCCAATCACCTCAGCCGGATGTCTGCTCTTATTTTCCAACCTGCACTAGAACATGGCAACTAAAGTTTTTATAAGACAGAGGaccaaaaaaaaccttaattGGTCTTTTCaggtacaaacaataaaatcatacgTTTTTTATTAATCCatcaaccacccaaaaacaaaattattaaacatacaataaacaactGACATATACAGGAATGACCAAATGTACATCATTAAAAATGTGTTCCTCTACGCATTTCGCACAAACAGGAGAAACACTGATAGATTGATAGACATTCATTATCCCATGTGGTCCAGCCTCTTATGAATTAGGGATGTAGTACAAAAAATTTGGGACTTTAATGTTCCTTGTTATTGAACTAAAGTTTTTAGTCAGGGCCAAACTACAGATTTATTTTGTAGGTTATGCTGCTGGGAACTCAATTAGGGCCAATAGGTTTTNNNNNNNNNNNNNNNNNNNNNNNNNNNNNNNNNNNNNNNNNNNNNNNNNNNNNNNNNNNNNNNNNNNNNNNNNNNNNNNNNNNNNNNNNNNNNNNNNNNNNNNNNNNNNNNNNNNNNNNNNNNNNNNNNNNNNNNNNNNNNTGCAGCTTCCTCCTCATTCTGCTCATAACAACTATAAATTCAAGTGTTTCCTGACTTGTACTTTAACATTGCATCAGTCCCACTCTATATATGAAAAAACAGGACTTCCATATTTCATTAATAATTTcctaataatagcaaaaaaacaccTCTTAAAATGCCCAAACTTTTTTGCCCATGTTTTTCTGACTATAATGATAAAGGTTACAAaccccataaaatattttttttttcacattcatccTGGTGAACACTGACACTGTAGGGAAAATTTAGAGGAAAATAAATAAAGCGTATCACATCCTATGGGGACACCAATTCTGCTGATAACCATGTTAGAGGGGATTTACTTCTATTTGACAAGATTTCCTTTGACATCCTGCTGTATCCCTCTCAAGAGAAAATTATTGGATATCTAAACCtaataacaaaattgtaaatatactgcagcttaccagtccttagatatggcggctgcattcattttcttttttcccgcCTAATAATCCTATCAGTAACACCCTTCTTGTCATATGAGGACAACGCTTCATACTGCATCTATAGAGAAGCAGCGttgcatcatttttttctctttttgactAGTaagttgttttatctttttttttttcttgatttttgttttcagctCAGATTAAATTTGACCGGCGTTGTTTGTAAGCTTCTATAATGAAATATCAATAAGCAGTTGGTAAACACTCACCCAGCTGGCCCCAGACAGATTTTTCAATGGCCGCGTCCAGCATCGGCTGCTTCCGAGCAATGCTGACGCTGACCATTACATCTTCAATCATGGTGTTGTCAAGCTGTTGAAGGGCacaatgcatgaaaatgtaaaatttagagAAACGTAAGAGAAGTTGGAAGGCACATTTGGGATTGCCCTCGCctaaaaattgcatttataacatttacattGTGTACATGTTTTTGTGAGTTGTAAAAATGCCAGCGCTGCTTCCTGATGAGCACTGCTGCTCAGATCTTTTTTTATTACGATACCAGGATAGCACCTCTTATGTTGTTCACACCGGATCTTCTGAAGTCCTGAGCCCTGTCATTAAAGTGGGTCACTTATGTATGCAGCAGACCCCCCAATCTCTAAAACTGGGCCTCATCCCAGAGAGTTTCAGTAATCCTATGCATGTTATATTCTTCTGTATTCCTGTGACATTATTTCCTGTGTCACTGCAATGTGGAATGCATGAACTGCATGACATTCAGTTTGCAGAAGCACCATTTATCAGAAACAACACCATAAATACTTGTTTTATCCTTCCTATACCTTCCGTTTATTATATGAATGTGCCGTCATTAACATGGACCCTTCAATCAAAGTTAGTCTTACAAGGGCTGGATCCTCTGCCCCTTCTCAAATCACCCAATATAGGTAGGTgcaaaatgtacctgtaaagtcctaaagttctaaaaatgtttctaaaaatattcCTACCCTACCGCGATCTTTTGAATGTGACACTTGGGTAAGGATGACCTTACTGTCCTAGGTAGAGTCTTGTAGAAGCAGAGCAGGTTAAAGGAAGACACTCCATTTAATCGTGAGAGAGCCATCCTGCAAGATTTTTAGCCGTGTGACTGTCACTTTTAGCTCCTAATTGTCTCACTGCTGAAAATAACAACTTTTTATAAGCTTGCAAGTGTAATGAATTCAGCCAAATAAAACCAGCAGCTTGCTGAGCTCTCACCTCTTGTATGGCCTGATCTGCAGATTCCATCTTGTCAAATGTAACAAAGGCACACCTGTGAACAAAATACAACTGTGACATTTTGGTATGTTATGGCTAAATCCACCTCCCCACAAATATTTCTCTTGCATTCTCTCACTTTCGTTGATCATCCATGGCGAGGTCAATAATTTTTCCGAATTTGGAGAAAGCATCTGTGAGCATCTGTTTCTTCATGCCGACACCATGAACATATACGGTGTTTCCTTTCCTAGGACCCCGGCGGTCTGTGAAAGTATCCGACCCTATAAAGTACAGCAGGATGTGTTGAATAATGTGGGTAAACACAGCTTAATGCATGTTGACTGTGAAAGAACTACAAATCTCAGCATGCTGCAAATTTTATGTCCTCCAGAGATTGAATCTGAAGGTTCCCAAGCCCTGCTTAAATCTGTCAATATTTGGCTATGGATATGGAATTTGGAATGAATATGGAGTAGAAAGAACCCAGGCAATATTGGTAACTAATCCCTTGCCATAGTACAGGTTCCCTTAAGGCAGACTTTAGAAAAtatgcgctgtgtaatatgttggcgctatataaatcctgtttattaataatattaaagtactgtaagttgaaggaaaggataagtctgacttttaagaaatcacaAGCAGGCTGTATGTTTGTATTATACTTACTCCTATAAAACTCTCTATCTCGCTCCCTCTCTCTTTCACGATCTCTATCGCTGCGGTCTCTCTCCCGGTCCCTTTCTCTATCACGTTCCCGTTCTCTGCCCCGGTCTCGTTCTCTGTCATATGAATCCCTGTCCCCACGTCGGGAATCTCTGTCACTCTCTCGATCCTCTACCTCTCTGTCAGGATCTCGCATTCGCTCACTGGAACTGACAAAGCTGAGAAAGGGAAATTATTAACAGAATGAGGAGTCTGAATATGTAAAAGGCCAATATGTCTGCCTCAGTAACACATAACCAAACATAGACATGAGGTTTCTGGAATATTAAAGGGAACAGGGAAGACTAAAACACAGTAGATGGTATTTTAAACTCCTTTTTAAAGATTACCACTATGGGACTTTCAACCCTTAAACTGCTcaaagtccaattttttttaaattttagatagaAGCAAGATGAATACACCAATCAGCCAATACATCAAAACCacttaaatgtgtaaaataaaccaCACAAATGGTGCCTGTGAAAGTGTGGGACATATTAGGCAGCTGGTCAACAGTCAGTTCTTGAAAGTGATGTGTTGAAAGCAGTAAAAACAGGAGTTTTAAGCCCAAAAATGTGGATTTTTGCCTTGGTTGccacttgtaaaaaaacaagtgttaggATCTAAATAACTTTGACAGGCACTGTGATGGGTA is drawn from Pyxicephalus adspersus chromosome Z, UCB_Pads_2.0, whole genome shotgun sequence and contains these coding sequences:
- the NELFE gene encoding negative elongation factor E — encoded protein: MVLLPVTLTEEEESLQRKYAKLKKKKKALLALKKQTSTNQTIQAGIKRSMSDQPAVDTATATEQAKMLVKSGAISAIKSGTKNSGFKRSRTLEGKLKDPDKGPAPTFQPFQRSVSTEEDQAEGSRRNQRNSLYESFVSSSERMRDPDREVEDRESDRDSRRGDRDSYDRERDRGRERERDRERDRERDRSDRDRERERERDREFYRRSDTFTDRRGPRKGNTVYVHGVGMKKQMLTDAFSKFGKIIDLAMDDQRKCAFVTFDKMESADQAIQELDNTMIEDVMVSVSIARKQPMLDAAIEKSVWGQLAVHNSVKGSHKDKRAQVSYSEDYFSLSQTAPSNNPE